The stretch of DNA TCCCTGGAACGCGCCGTCGATGTGGAGCAGTTCGTACAGGAAGCGGTCGGGCTCGGGGGCGCGCGTCCAGCCCAGCAGGTAGATGTTCACCTGGCTGGCGTCGCCGGAGTCGAACCTATCGAGCATCGTCGCGAAGTCGAGGTACTGCACCTGCGCGTCGTAGCCGGCCTCCTGGATCCCGTTCGCGATCGAGACGGCGACCTGCCGGCGCTTCTCGGTGGAGGAGACGATGATGTTACACGTCCAGTCGTCGGGCACGCCGGCGCTCTCGAACAGCTCCTGTGCACGGTCGATATCCTTCTCGGCCCAGCTGTTCTCCCACTCCTCGAGGGGCATGTCCCACGCCTCCGCGACGGAGGCGGGCACCGGGCTGTGGATCCGGCCCCCGCCCGGCTTGATGTACTGCTCGATGGCCTGGTCGAGGTCGACACAGTGGTCAATCGCCAGCCGGACGTCGCGCTTGGCACACTCCCCCTCGTTCTGGTTGAACGCGGCGAACTGGTAGCTCAGCGAGGGCCCCTCGATCACGTCCGCGTCGTCCATGTTCTGGACGGTGGTCCAGAACTGGGGCGGGATGCGGTTGATCACGTCCTGCTCGCCCGTCTGGAGCTGGGTCACGCGGTTGGTGGGCTCGTTGATCGGCGTGAACGTCACCTCGTCGAGGTTGGGGCTGCCGCTGCCCCAGTAGTCGTCCCAGCCCGCCATGGTGACGTGGTCGTTCTCCGCGAAATCCGTCACTTCGAACGGGCCGGAGCCGACGAACGTGCTGATCCCGAACCCTTCGGGGTCCTCCTCACGGACGCTCTTCGGGGCGACCGGGTGCGCGATGGCGTGGAGGATCGGGACGTACGGCTCTGTCAGCGTGAAGTGGGCGGTCTGGTCGTCCTCGACGTCGATGGATTCGACGATGCTGAAGTTGGAGGCGTAGCTGGTCTGCTCCTCGACGGTCGCCTCGAACGTGTACTTCACGTCCTCCGCGGTCACGGGGTCCCCGTTGTGGAACGTCGCGTCGGGGTCGAGGTTGAGCGTGAACTCGTTGCCGTCGAGGGTAGGGATTTCTTCGGCGAGGATCGGGACGAGGTTGGTGTTCCGGTCGTAGCCGAGCACCGGGGAGTACACCAGGTTCTTCAGCATGATGGAGTAGTTCCCGCCGTTGTTGTTGACGGGGTCGAGCTCCACCGGCGACGACGTCTGGGCGAAGTTCAGCGAGCCGCCACGCTTCGGCATCGCCGTCTGGGTGTCGGTGTCGCCGTTCCCGGACGAGCCGGAATCCGTGTCAGTCGGTGTTTCCGTGCCGTCACCGCCAGTACAGCCGGCGAGTCCGATCAGGCCAGCCGATGCCGCGGCCTGGAGGAACTTCCGCCGGTTATCTTGCCAATCATTCTCAGGCATGGTTGTACCCAACCCCCAAACTTATTTAAATGTTTGTCATAGGGCGCCCCGCTAGTGAAATATACTTTGCCCAGTTTTTAATAGAAGTTAATAATAGCTATATTGGATGTACGTGAATCATCTAGGAAATATCTCGTGTCGAGGCCGGCGGGCCGGGGGCTCGGCTCCGGGGGCGTTCGTCTCCCCCTCGGCCACCGCCGTCGCGGTCGGGCCGGGAGGTCCTGCCGGCCCTATGTCATTTACGAGAAACTATTACCGGCCGGCTCCTGAACGTCCGGCATGGGTCAGCGACTCTACGAGGAGGGGAAGCCATCGCTGTCGGGGACCGACGCCGCCATCGTCGACGACGTCTCGGCCGACGAGCCGTGGGCGCTCGTCGAACGGTTCGCCGAGCTCGAACGCGTCTCGGGCAGCGACGACGAACGGGCGGCGGCGGCGTACGTGACGGACCGACTCGAACAGTTCGGTGTCGATCACGAGCTGTTCGAGCCGTCGCTGTATCTGAGCACGCCCGGCGACGCGAGTGTCGAAACCGACGACGGCTGGACGGCGGCGTCGGCGAAGACGGTCGCGTTCTCGGCGAACGAGACCGCCGAGGGCGACCTCGTCTACGTCGAGAACGACGACGAGATGGACTCCATCGAGGCCATGCTCTCGGTCTCTCTGGCCGGCCTCCCCGCTGATCTCTCCGGCACAGTCGTGATGAGCGAGTCGATCATCCCGATCAGCGCGATCTCGGAGCTCGCCGACCGTGGCGCCGAGGCGTTCGTCGGCATCCACCCACACGAGCGCGAGCCCCACGAGGGGATCGTCACCCCCGTCTGGGGCGGCGCGCCGCCCTACGACGAAAGTGATCGGATACCCGACCTGCTCGTGGCGAACGTCTCCGCGAGCGACGGCCGCGAGCTCCGGGAGAAAGCCGCCGCCGGTGCCGAGGTGACCGTCTCCGCCGAGACGACGACCGAGTGGCAGACCGCGCCCCTCGTCGTCGCCCGGATTCCTGGCGAGGCCGCGCCGGCCGTCGACGAGTTCGTGCTCGCCCACGGTCACATCGACTCGTGGTACGAGGGCGTCACCGACAACGCGACCGGCGATGCAACCTTACTGGAGCTGGCCAGAGTGTTGCAGCAGCATCAGGAGGAGCTTCGCCGGGACGTGTGGGTCGCGTGGTGGCCGGGGCACTCGACCGGGAGATACGCCGGCTCCACGTGGTTCACCGACGAGTTCGCCCAGGAGCTGGCCGAGCGCTGTGTCGCGCACGTGAACATCGACTCCCCGGGCGTCGCCGACGCGACCGAGTACGACGAGCGCGTGAAGTGGATGGCCGCGGTCAACGACGTAGCGGCCGACACCATCGACGACGTGACCGGGAAAGCGACGAGCGAGTTCCGGCCGGCGCGGGCGGGCGACTACTCGTTCAACAACCTCGGCATTCCGGGGATGTCACTGCAGTCCAGCATCCCCGAGTCAGTCCGGGAGAAACGGGCCTACCACCCCGTCGGCGGCTCGGGCGGCCACGCCGACGCGTGGCACCTCTCGACGGATACGATCGAGAAAGCCGACCCGGACGTGCTGGAGCGGGACACGGAAGTATACACCCTCGCCACTGCCCGGCTGAGTCGCGCCGAGCGCCCCGCGAACCCGGTTCGGGTGATCGACCAGCTCGCGTCGACGGCCGCGGAGTACGACGCCGCCAGCGGCTTCGATCTCGGCCCGGTGATCGACGAGCTCGACGCGCTCCGGGAGGCGACGACCGCGTTCCTCGACGACGCCGACGGCTACCCCGACGCCGCCGACAGGCTGGTGAAGGGGCTGACCCGGCTCCAGTTCGTCACCGAGGGTCGGTTCGAGCAGGACCCCGCCGAGAGCCGGGCGCCGCTGCCGCAGTTGGCGCCTGTCGAGCAGCTCCCCGATCTCGACAGCGACGAGGAGCGCTTCCTCGAACTCCAGCTCCGGCGTGCCCGAAACGACGTCGTGGCGGCGCTCCGGCGGCTACGCCGGTCGCTGTAGACGGTGTGCACCCATACCGGGGGTAGTTCTTTATCCGTGGTGGGGGATAGTAGGGACGATGCGGTTCGCAGCCAACATTCCGACTGCCGCCGGCGCGTCAGAGTACTCCACGCTGGCGTTCTGTGACTCGATCTCGTGGGAGAAACAGCGGTCGTTCGCCCGAGCGACGGAGGCCGCGGGGTTCGACGGTCTGGGCGTCCCCGACCACCTGCTCGCGGGTGACGGGGCGACCACCGAGTGCTTCACCACCCTGACGGCCCTCGCCGGTGCGACCGAGGAGGTGACTCTGTTCCCGAAAACGGTGAACAACGAGCTCCGCCACGGCCCCCTGCTGGCGAAGATGGCCGCCGAAGTCGACAACGTCAGCGACGGCCGGCTCAAGCTCGGGATGGGCGCCGGCTGGAAGGCGGACGAGGCGGTGGCCTACGGCTACGACTGGCCGGACGCGCCCGAGCGACTGCGGGCGATGGAAGAGACGATCGAACTCACGAAACGCCTCTGGACCGAGGACGACGTCGACTACGACGGCGACTACTACCAGCTCGACGGCGCCAGCTGCCGCCCGGGGCCGCGTCAGGAGCCCCGGCCGCCGATCATGGTCGGCGGCGGCGGCGAGGAGTTCACGCTCCGGATCGCCGCTAAACACGCCGACGAGTGGAACTACTGGGGGCCGACCGAGCTCATGTCGCACAAACTCGACGTGCTGCGCTCGCACTGTGAGACGTACGACACCGAGTACGACGATATCGACGTGTCCTGGTTCGCACGGTGTATCGTCCGAGAGACGGAGGCGGAGGTCGAGGCGATCCTCGACGAGGTGCCGCGGTTCCGCGATCCGGATCCCGACGACCCGATGGCCTCGTACAACAACCTCATCGGGACGCCCGAACAGCTGATCGAGGAGCTTGAGCCCTACGCCGAACTCGGCGTCGACGAAGCCGCCCTGGAGTTCGTCGACTTCCCGGATTCGACTGGCGTAGAGCTGTTCGCCGACGAGGTCGTCCCGGCGTTCAGCTAGCGCCTCCCGGCTGTCGAGACGCGTGGAATTCAGGGTGACTCACGGGGCCGGAAGTAGCCGAGTCCCGCCTACCCGTCGATCCGCTCCCAGATCGCCGCCGCGCGGAGGGTGGCCGCGTCGGCGCCTCGCGGCCCGACGAACTGCAGCCCAACCGGGAGTCCGTCGTTCGTCCCACAGGGCACCGAAACGGCCGGATTGCCGGTGAGGTTGAACGGCCCCGTCGTCCGAACTGCCTCGTCGAGCGTACTGTCCGCTAAGTAGCTCTCTCCCTCCCATGCGGGGGCGACCATCGGCGTCGTCGGGCCCGCGAGCACGTCCACCGCCGCGAGCGCATCGGCGACGCCGGCGGTCACCAGCTCCCGGGCGCACTGGGCTCGGGCGTAGTACTCCGGGCCGTCCGTCGCGAGCAGGTGCTGCCCGTACAGCAACACCTCAGCGGGGTAGTCGCCGAGCTCGTCGGATCGCTCCGCGAGCGCCTCGCCGACGGCCGCCGTGAACGCCGGGTCGCCGACCGAGCGCTGCCAGAGGTTGGCCCCGTTCCGCTCGACGTAGGCGGCGACCTCGATCATCGCGATCGCCCACCAGGCCGGGACGGCGTACTCGAAGTCGGGGATCGACACCTCGCGTACGGTCGCGCCGGCGGCCGCGAGCTCGTCGAGGGCGGCCCGGACCGTCGCGTCGACCGCCGGATCGCCCCCGAACAGCTCCTTGGGGACGCCAACGGTGAGCGACTCGACCGCGGCAGCATCGACGCCGTCGACCGCGCCGACGTACCTCTCGGAGATCGCCCCGTCCGTGGCGGCGTCCCGCGGGTCCGCCCCCGCGATCGCGTCGAGCGTACGGGCGGCGTCCTCGACGCTGTCCGCGAGCACGCCGATCTCGTCGTTGAGCTTGGAGAACTGGACGAACCCCGTCGTCGGGACGAGCCCCCGGCTAGGTTTCAGCCCGACGACGCCACAGAACGAGGCGGGGAACCGGACCGACCCCCCGGTGTCGCTCCCCAGTGCCACGTCTGCGAGCCCGTCGGCGACGGCCACCCCGCTGCCGGCCGAGGAGCCGCCGGGCTGGTGGTCGGGGTCGTTGGGGTTCCGGGCCAGCCGGAAGCGCATCGTCGCCGCGTCGCCGCCGAGTGCGAACTCGTCCATGTTTGCCTTCCCAATGATCCGCCCGCCAGCGTCCAGTATTCGGTCGACGACGGTCGCGTCCTCTGCCGGGACGTGGTTGGCGAACAGTGGCGAGCCGGCGGTCATCGGGAGCCCCGCGACAGCGATGTTGTCCTTGACGGCGACCGTCAGCCCGGACAGCACCCCGTCGTCGGTTCGCTGGAGGTCACACCGGGAGAGAAACGCCGCGTTCGGGTCCTCGTCCTCAGTCGGCTCCCAGCACTCCCGATCGGGCGGCGTCGGCGCTTCGAGCTCGTCGAGGCGGGCGACGAGGTCGTCCTGTACCTCGATGGCGGCTGCCTGCTCCGCCGGATCGAACCGGTCCGGGTCGAGCCGTGCCCGCCGGGCGTACGCTCCGATCTCGTCAGCCGTCACGGACGGGTCGTCGTCCATGTGGGGAACTCACAAGCGGTCGGTCAAATAGCTTCGCCGGAGACCGGCCGCCGAGGACAGTGGCCGGCTGACCGTCGCGGCGATTAGTCCTCACCGAAACGCGGCTGACCGTCGCCGCGTCTCAGTCATCGGCCGCGGCGGGGGGCTCACCCAACAGATCGCCGAGCTTCTCGAACTTCGGCTCGGGGTACGTTTTCGCGCTCTGGGCGACGCCGTGGCGTGCCCACGCGGCCGCCTGTTCGAGCGCGATGCTCGCGGGGTCGAGGAACGGCACGCCGACGCGTTCCTCGATCTCGTCGTGCCGTTGGGCGAAGGAGAGGCTCATGCAGCCGGGGAACAGCGCCTCCGCGCCGTCCTCCTCGACTGCGGCCTTCCCCTCCCGGACCATGCGTTCGACGAGATCATCGTCGCCGTGGTCGATCGACTCGACGGGGGCGTCGACGGAGCGGACGCTCACACAGCGGTCCGAGAGGTGGTGTTCGTGGGCCTGCTCGTAGCTCATCGGTGCCGTCTCCTCGAGGATGGTGAGCCAGGTGAAGCGGTCGGCGACCATCGCGGCGGTGTGGATCGTCGCCTCCGCCGGCCCGACGACCGGGATCGAGAGCAGCTCCCGCAGCGCACGGATGCCCGGGTCGCCGAAGCAGCCGATCACCAGCGCGTCGAACTCCGACTGGATGCGGTGGGCGGTCTTCATCGACCCGACGACACACCAGTACTCCTCGACGGCGCTCTCGATGCTCGTCGGGCCCGGCCCGTCGGCCTCGATCACCGTCACGTCCACGTGGCCCGGCGTGAGCTCGTTCGCGACGCGCTCGCGCCGCTCCTTCTCGTCGTTCGGGAGGCCGACGCCGGGGACGAGGTAGCAGACGTCGACCATCAGGCACCACCCCCCGTCGCGTCCGCGACGATGGAACGCGCCCGCTCCAGCTCGCCGACGACCGTGTTCTGCTCGCGAGTGAGCTGGGTCTCGACGAAGCCGACCTCGTCACCGTCGACGACTTCGAACTTCCGGGCGACCGAGAACCGCGGGAACGGCTCGCGGCCCGTCGCCGGATCCTGTTCGAACTGGCCGCGCTCGACGAGATAGAGCCGAGTCAGCACCCGAGAGAGCGACGTGATCGTGTCGTTGGCCGTCCTCGCGTCGATCTCGCCCGCCTCGGCGGCGTCTTGGAACGCCTCGATTTCGGCTTCCAGCGCGTCCAGCCGGTCGAGCGTCGGCGAGAAGTCGAACTGCTCGCCCGCGACCTCGTCGTACCGTTGGACGGCTTCGCGGAGCTTCGCGGCGGTCCGGGCGTGGTCGAACGGTAGCACGCCCGCGTTCAGCACGCGGGCGACCGAGATCACGTACAGCCGGATGTCCCGAAGGAGCTCGTTCTCGCCGGCCTTCTCCAACGTGTCGGTGGAGACGTGCCAGGCGTCGGAGTTGCCGCCGCAGCCGCCCACCGGATGGTACCCCCGCTCCTCCCGGATCTCCGCTGGGATGTTCGAGGAGAGCATGAAGAAGCCGGTGATGCCGAGGTTGTCGAAGGAGTAGTCGCCCGCGCGGTACGGGAACTGCTCCTCGTACGGCGCGCCCGTTACGTCGTCGATCGCGTCGCCCACGAGCTCGTGGGCTTCGGGCGTCCAGCAGGACATGTCCGTGTACTCGGTGGCGTCTTTCGCGCCGGGGCTGTCCATGTTGACCTGTGCGACGCAGCGCTCGGCCAGTTCCTGGGCGAACTGGTCGGCGTACCACGTCGACCCGGCGTAGCGACCTGTAGAGTGACCGGGCCACCACGCGATCCGGAGGTTTCGCTCGAGTTCGTCGCTGTGCTGTTCGAACACGCGGGCCGCCTCAAGCAGGCCGGCGTCGCCGGTCGCGTTATCGGTCACGCCGACGTACCACGAGTCGTAGTGGCCGTGCAGCAGCACGAAGTCGTCGTTGTTGGGGGCCGCCTCGCCCTCGATCTCGGCGACGACGACGGGGCACTCCATCCAATCAGTCGTGAGGTCGGTCGAGAGTTCCAGTTCCAGCCCCGCGTCGCTCTCGGCCCACTCCCGGAGCGTCTCGCCGTCCGGGCTGTTGACGTTGGCGATCGGCACATCGGGAATCTTCTCGCGCTCGTCGTACCGCGGCGCGCCGCCCCAGATAGGCGTCGCGATCCCGTTGTGTGGCTCGCGGTCGTGCTTGTGGATCGCGATCACGCCGATGGCGCCCTTCTCCGAGAGCTTCCTGACCGCGCGGATGGAGAGGCTCCCGGCCTTGGTAAGGGCGATCCGGCCCGAGAGATCACCCACATCGTGGTACGGCTCACGGGCGTCGTCCTCCTCCTCGTCTTCAAGCAGATCGCCGCCGGCGCTCCCCACGTACTCGACGGGGCCGGAGACGGTCGTCGACGCCGAGAACGAGACGGTCTTGACCGGTCCGGGCTCGAACTCCCTGTCGATCGTCTCGATGGTCGCGCTGTGGGGCTGGCTGATGTAGAGTTCGGGCTCGTGGCGCCGATACGTGATCCCGTTCGCGTCGAGTCGATCACAGATGTAGTCCGCTGCGGCGACCTCGTCGTCGCTGCCCGACACGCGGTTCAAGGTAGCGAACTCCTCGAGGAGATCCCACGGCTCGTCGATCGATACGTCGTCGTAGAGGCGCCGCTCGAACTGGTCGAGGACGTCCCTGTTAGTGGTCGGCTGGCTCATACGTGGCTCGCGTTCGCGCGGTAGGGGAGGGCCCGGGATAAACATTGGTAAACGTCAACACGGGATTCCCGACCGTCGGCGGCGATTGCCGGAAACGGCCTCCGTCACAGTGTGGACCAATCGGAAAAGAACTGAACCCGACCGAGCGACGGTTGCAGAGTTCTGACGGGGATACTCGACGACCGCCGTTTCGTCGCTTCAGTCGTACGCTGCCAGTCGACGTATCGATCCTGAGCGATTCGTCGAAAGACACCACCGCGGGAACTGTCACTCGGGGGCAGTTCGTCCTCAGAACCGATTCGATAGCCGTACGAAGATTCGAGGGTTGGACGCGAACGACTTACTAATGCTGTCTCAACCTTCTATCTGCGATGACAGAACGTAACGACCGACACGTCGAAGATCACGGTTCTCAATCGAGGGGGAGCTAATCATGCGCGTTCCGGTCCCGAAAAACAAACTCGTCGCCCTCACGCTCGTCGGTGCACTCCTCACAGCTGGCGTCGCCGGGGCCCTTGTCTTGCCCGGTGGCGGCCTCGTGGAGGTCGGTGAGCACCCCAACTCACCAGATACGACCGCGCCAGACGCCTCACAACAGGCTGTTTCTGATGCGCCCACGCCGAATCAGGAGTTCACCCCAGCAGTCCAGACACAGTCCGGATTCGAGGAGGAAGATCAGGACGAGTATAAAGAGGACGACGAGGACGAGGAAGAACACGAAGAACACGGAGAGGACGACGAGCACGACGAATACGAGGACGAGTGACCAAGATGATGGGATCGCTCGCATCGGTCTACGAACGGTTCGGGGACTCACACTCCGAGTTCGAATGTTGTGATACGACGTTTCGGATTCGGGTGACGGGGGTCCGGGCCGGCGCTGCGGTGACTGCGGCTCGGGAAACGGCAGAGTCACTCGAAACGCAATTAAACGCCTTCGATGCGGGAAGCGCCGTCAGCCAGCTCAACCGTGACGGGGGAGTCGTGAACGATCACGTCGCGCGTATCGTCCGCCGGGGGCTCGAATACAACGACCGGACCGGCGGGGTGTTCGATATCCATCAAGGCGGCGTCGAACACGACCTCAAAGCGTTCCTGCGTGGTGACAGTGACACACCACCGACGGAGTTCGATACCGGAACTGTCCGAACCAACGAATCGCACGTCATTACCGACGCCCAACTCGATCTCAACGGCCTCGCCAAAGGGTACATCGTCGACCGGGCCGCCGAGGCACTCGGCGGGGTCGGTCGACGTGGGTTCGTCAGTGGTGGTGGGGATATGTCCCCACCGACGGGCCCGGTCGCCATCGAGAGCCCGTACGGTGACGACACGCCGCTGAAGGTTCTCGATACGGACTGGTACGTCGCAACATCCGGCGGATACCGACGGTCGCGGAACGGCACCGATCACGTCTACGATCCGACCACCGAATCGTTCGGCTCTCGTCACGAGTCCGTTACCGTCGTGGCGCGCCGAGACTGCATGGAAGCCGACGCGTTGGCGACGACGCTTGCGGCGCTTTCACTTTCCGAAGCACGCGAGTTAGCTTCGGAATGGGAGGGGCTGGAGGCACTCGTCGTCCACGGTGGTGTCTTTCATACGACGGAAGGGTTCGATACACATGTCTTGGACAGATAGGCAACGAATCACAGCCGTGGCAATCGTCGTCTTCGTGGTGGCTGTCCCTGCCCTCTTGCAGATTGGGGACGTGCGCGCCGCCCAAGCGACCGAACAAAAACGAGGCGATTTCGTCGATCAGACCGTTTCGACGAGACAGGCCCCAACTGATTACGACGGGGACGGTATCAACGACTCCGCCGACAAGTGTCCGACACGACCTGAAACGAAGAACGGGTTTCAGGACGGGGACGGCTGTCCCGATGTCGTCGAAACGACGGGGGCATCCTAATGTCACAACTCGTCTGGCTCCTCGACCGAGGTGCCGCGCTCGTCACGTATCCGGCGTTGTATCTGGCGGTTCTTACGGGTATCCTCTACAACACGGAGTCGTTCGGAGTGCTCCACGAGGCTGCCCGACGTGTGCATGTCGAACTGTCCGTGTTCGCGATGATCGTCACGTTGCTACACGCGGCACTCGGTGTACTCGATGCGTGGTTCGTCGTCACCGGACAGGTTGCGGCGCCGACGTACTCGATGCCGTACTTCCTCGGCGGCGTCACCGTGGGTGTGGGGGCGCTGCTCATCCTCCTCGTCGCAGTCCTAGGGTTCACCGACGCGAAACGCTTCCAGCGACCGTGGGGGCCACGCGTCGTCCACTCGTTCGCGTACGCCGGGTTCGCGTTCGGGACAATCCATGCTGCAGCGATCGGAACCGACCTGATGGGACTCGTCCGTCCCCTGCTAGGACCTTCGGTTGCGTTTCTGGTGTACGTGCTCCTGTTGCGCTTGCTGGTGCTGCACGGGATACCCTCGAATGCGACGGCGAGCTAGTAGCTGTCCCAGAGGCCGAGGATACGGTCGACGACTTTGTCCGTGAACGAGCGCCGGTGAACCGTGTAGAGGTATTCGACTCGGTCGGGGTCACTGACCTCGTAGACGACACTTCGGCCGTCACGCTCTTTCGTGACGAGACCGGCCTCCGTGAGTTTCGAGAGGTGCCACGAGACCGTCGATTGGGCCTTGTCCAAGCGGCCACTGAGCTCGGTCGTTGAGAGTGGACCGTCCGTGAGAAGATGTGCGAGGACGCGGCGACTGTACTCCCGGCGCAACGCGTTCATCACTGTCCGATCGGCTTCATTGAACTCGGCAGCCGGGTAGTACCGCGTGTACTTGCCGTCGTCCGAGGCGTCGATCAGGCCTTCGTCGGCGAGCCACCTGAGCTGGTACTGGAGCGTCCCCTGTGCGTAGTCAAGCCCGTCGAGGAGCGCGCGAAAGTGAACGCCGGGAGTGTCGGCTATTCGCTGGTAGATTTCCCGCCGAGAGGTCAGTTCGAGGTCCGGATCCGACATTGCTCAGTCCCGCGTCAAAGCGACGAAGAACGTCAGGAGGCCACCGAGGATCAGAATCCCACTCCCGTGTTCGAGTAACTCCAGCGTGGCGTACGGGAAATACGGGAGCAGCGGATACTCGAGAAACACGATGAGCCCGTAGACTGCGAACATCGCGTACCCGAGCGTAACGATCCACATACGACGATCACGTTCCCGCCGCCATGCGAGGAAGCTGAGTACACTCAGGCCTGCAGCGATGACGAAGATACCCAGACTGATGTACTGTTCGAGGAGTTGAGCGAGTGGCATACTTGCGACCTGCGCACACGGTGTAGGTGCAACTCACTGGACGGTAGCGGACGGGAAAACGATTGGCGTCCAACCGTCGAATCCAGATCTAGGGCCGGTCTCGCCTGCCGCCGACTCCTTGCGATAAATTGTATAATGCGATATCAATTCTACCGCGTCTGGAAGTTGAGACTACAACGGGTTTAGCGGGACTGTGATGCGTGGTGTCGGAAGAATAGATGAGCAGAAACTGATTCAGAACGCTTTCTGACCCAGGTTATTGTTCGATAGTCAACTAATTCAGAGTGTTTCCGAGGCCGTGGGTAGTGTAGCCACTCAGACGCCGTGCTACCACGGGTAGAGGGCCTCGCTATCCGATTCCAGTCTCCTTCTTCAGCAGCGTCAGCGTGTTGTCGGCTGTTACGATCGGCGAATGTTCGTACTCACAAGTCAACTCAACCTGCACGAGCAGATCGACAGCTCGCCAGATCGAGTACAGGAGACACGCGAACGCGAAGTAGAAGAACCGCAGCCCGAAATTCTTCGAGGTCGTCGCCGCCATGAACCGCTTAATCGATCTGTAGCCACTTTCGATTTCCCACCGATAGCCGTACTCTGTGAGGTGGCCACTGGCCCCATTCGTCATAAACACCGAGTACTGCCTGTGATCGTCGTGCTCGGAGTCCTCTTTCCGACGGTAGATTAGCGTCGTCTCGTGCCACTCGTTCTTGCCGAGGTGGAGCTTCCGGTCGGTCTCGTATCGGTCTTGGTCGCGCTGGCGCAATCGCTTCGCCTGTGCTTTCTCGCTGGTCTGCATTCGTTTCGGCACGACATACGACAGGCCACGCTGGCTGAGCATCTCCAAGACGTGCTGACTGTCGAACTCCCGATCCATCAGCACGTTATCAACGTGTACTATCTCTTCAGCAGAATCCAAGAGGTCCTTGACGATTTCCAAGCGGGACTCCCCCTTCCGAACTGGCCGTGCGTCCAATACAATCGGAACGGCATTCCCGACTAACTGCACAGATTCTGCGTTTATACTCCTACAAACCACCAATCTTCCAACATTTATCCTGCGGACGGGAATCAATAGGTGCTCGCGTCAACTTCAACACAGGCACGGAGTAGATAGTTCCTCGTACATCAACCGTGGCAGATGTGCACAATCGGCTACACTTCAGACTGGTCTCTGAACCGCAAAGTGATCAACCTGGCTGAGAAACTACATCCCGAGTGGAAAAAGAACGCGTGTGCGTCCCAAGGAGATGCTCAGGCCATTCGTGTGAGCACGCGCTCCCGAACCACGAGCAGACACGGAAGTACCGTCACGCACGCAATGAAAGCGTAGACGATACTCAAGC from Halolamina sediminis encodes:
- a CDS encoding FAD:protein FMN transferase, whose translation is MMGSLASVYERFGDSHSEFECCDTTFRIRVTGVRAGAAVTAARETAESLETQLNAFDAGSAVSQLNRDGGVVNDHVARIVRRGLEYNDRTGGVFDIHQGGVEHDLKAFLRGDSDTPPTEFDTGTVRTNESHVITDAQLDLNGLAKGYIVDRAAEALGGVGRRGFVSGGGDMSPPTGPVAIESPYGDDTPLKVLDTDWYVATSGGYRRSRNGTDHVYDPTTESFGSRHESVTVVARRDCMEADALATTLAALSLSEARELASEWEGLEALVVHGGVFHTTEGFDTHVLDR
- a CDS encoding winged helix-turn-helix transcriptional regulator, giving the protein MSDPDLELTSRREIYQRIADTPGVHFRALLDGLDYAQGTLQYQLRWLADEGLIDASDDGKYTRYYPAAEFNEADRTVMNALRREYSRRVLAHLLTDGPLSTTELSGRLDKAQSTVSWHLSKLTEAGLVTKERDGRSVVYEVSDPDRVEYLYTVHRRSFTDKVVDRILGLWDSY
- a CDS encoding M28 family peptidase produces the protein MSQPTTNRDVLDQFERRLYDDVSIDEPWDLLEEFATLNRVSGSDDEVAAADYICDRLDANGITYRRHEPELYISQPHSATIETIDREFEPGPVKTVSFSASTTVSGPVEYVGSAGGDLLEDEEEDDAREPYHDVGDLSGRIALTKAGSLSIRAVRKLSEKGAIGVIAIHKHDREPHNGIATPIWGGAPRYDEREKIPDVPIANVNSPDGETLREWAESDAGLELELSTDLTTDWMECPVVVAEIEGEAAPNNDDFVLLHGHYDSWYVGVTDNATGDAGLLEAARVFEQHSDELERNLRIAWWPGHSTGRYAGSTWYADQFAQELAERCVAQVNMDSPGAKDATEYTDMSCWTPEAHELVGDAIDDVTGAPYEEQFPYRAGDYSFDNLGITGFFMLSSNIPAEIREERGYHPVGGCGGNSDAWHVSTDTLEKAGENELLRDIRLYVISVARVLNAGVLPFDHARTAAKLREAVQRYDEVAGEQFDFSPTLDRLDALEAEIEAFQDAAEAGEIDARTANDTITSLSRVLTRLYLVERGQFEQDPATGREPFPRFSVARKFEVVDGDEVGFVETQLTREQNTVVGELERARSIVADATGGGA
- a CDS encoding thrombospondin type 3 repeat-containing protein, which translates into the protein MAIVVFVVAVPALLQIGDVRAAQATEQKRGDFVDQTVSTRQAPTDYDGDGINDSADKCPTRPETKNGFQDGDGCPDVVETTGAS